The Vicia villosa cultivar HV-30 ecotype Madison, WI linkage group LG1, Vvil1.0, whole genome shotgun sequence genome includes a region encoding these proteins:
- the LOC131644132 gene encoding probable transcription factor At3g04930, producing the protein MAFFQNRVVFPKEEYPEILEEYELEEEEEEEDDYVLEPHEYLTNNETEQSHSTSSAAPTVILALPNAATAVAAESPEPKRQRIDQVEEKKSSMEDSRKLFQRLWTDEDEIVILQGFLDYNANRGSAYHNDSASFYDQIKSKLQLDFNKSQLVDKLRRLKKKYRNLLQKFDSGKEFFFKTPHEQATFEISHKIWNIVTPIGIPVEDDGEINPNPNRSPNSGHTTPVKIEPPVIEKKRKGSRTAATEEKQQQRKLNDNSAMMNKDNHNNSTNNNSSNAEDESGDKSNVSGLIEETVKSCLTPFLKELTGSSNMGSPFGYGGRGFGGGGLSLNPMPFSFLNMGNGEKVGDEKWKKQQILELEVYSKRLELVQDEIKVALEELRSNAGAGAGGSRKF; encoded by the coding sequence ATGGCATTCTTCCAGAACCGCGTCGTTTTCCCGAAAGAGGAATATCCTGAGATCTTAGAGGAATACGAATtggaagaagaggaggaagaagaagacgactaCGTTTTAGAGCCACACGAGTATCTCACCAACAACGAAACCGAACAATCTCATTCAACCTCCTCCGCCGCTCCCACCGTCATCCTAGCCTTACCGAACGCCGCAACGGCTGTTGCTGCTGAGTCGCCTGAGCCGAAACGGCAGCGAATTGACCAGGTGGAGGAGAAGAAGTCGTCCATGGAGGATTCGAGGAAATTGTTTCAGCGGCTTTGGACTGACGAGGATGAGATCGTAATCTTGCAAGGGTTTCTGGATTACAACGCGAATCGAGGATCGGCTTATCATAACGACTCGGCGTCGTTCTATGATCAGATTAAGTCGAAGCTTCAGCTCGATTTCAACAAGAGCCAGCTTGTTGATAAATTgcgaaggttgaagaagaagtaTCGGAACCTTCTCCAGAAATTCGATTCTGGTAAGGAGTTTTTCTTCAAAACCCCGCATGAACAAGCTACGTTCGAAATTTCACACAAAATCTGGAACATTGTGACTCCAATTGGGATTCCTGTTGAAGATGACGGCGAAATTAACCCTAACCCTAACCGTAGTCCAAATTCAGGTCATACTACGCCGGTGAAGATTGAGCCACCGGTAATTGAGAAGAAAAGGAAGGGATCCCGAACGGCGGCAACGGAGGAGAAGCAACAGCAGCGGAAATTGAATGATAATTCAGCAATGATGAATAAAGATAATCATAATAATTCTACTAACAACAATAGTAGCAATGCTGAAGATGAAAGTGGAGATAAGAGTAATGTATCTGGATTGATTGAAGAGACTGTGAAGAGTTGTTTGACTCCATTCTTGAAGGAGTTAACCGGTAGTAGCAACATGGGGAGTCCTTTTGGTTATGGAGGGAGAGGGTTTGGAGGTGGAGGTTTGTCATTGAATCCGATGCCATTTAGTTTTCTGAATATGGGGAATGGGGAAAAGGTGGGAGATGAAAAGTGGAAGAAGCAACAGATTTTGGAGCTGGAAGTGTATTCTAAGCGATTGGAGCTAGTGCAGGATGAGATCAAGGTTGCTTTGGAGGAGTTGAGGTCAAATGCGGGAGCTGGAGCTGGAGGAAGCAGAAAATTTTAA
- the LOC131653496 gene encoding probable transcription factor At5g28040 has translation MFSPLVSWILSTSSSSSSSSSEEEEHEPENLDISNDESDYENFPTDNVEDQIDDVDDENIDDTIPIGLAISDTSPAVTVALPAPTDYTNTATTSKESRSKRHHNKYSGGVRQYQRIWTKQDEIELLKGYLDYIKQQGRTTTTLQSDVASFYDQVTPKFRADFNKNQIVEKLRRLKRKHKMVLDKCKEVQVSFKSSHEQAVFEISHKIWGNDTDHDVLDVDESRPVPDSPDLIDNIKMKAEHVDNCEETDKRAPKRPRLAADNGDATSSIHGFIEETMRSCFSPLLKELLDDAPVEPLDVLPMLLSTEEERDEQRLKRRILELEVYLNRLELLQGQIKARLEGLRSSLG, from the coding sequence ATGTTTTCACCATTAGTTTCTTGGATTTTGTCAACCTCATCCtcttcctcatcatcatcatctgaagaagaagaacatgaacCTGAAAATCTTGACATTAGCAATGACGAATCAGACTACGAAAACTTTCCAACAGACAATGTTGAAGACCAAATCGATGATGTGGACGATGAGAATATTGATGACACCATTCCCATTGGACTTGCCATTTCTGATACCTCCCCCGCGGTAACCGTGGCCTTGCCTGCCCCTACAGATTACACAAACACTGCCACCACTTCTAAAGAATCGCGCTCCAAACGACATCACAACAAGTATTCTGGTGGGGTGAGACAATATCAACGGATATGGACTAAGCAAGATGAGATAGAATTATTGAAGGGATATCTGGATTACATCAAGCAACAAGGAAGAACAACCACCACTCTTCAAAGTGACGTAGCATCGTTCTATGATCAAGTTACGCCCAAATTCAGAGCGGATTTCAATAAGAACCAGATTGTTGAGAAGCTACGTAGGTTAAAAAGAAAACACAAGATGGTTTTGGATAAATGCAAAGAGGTTCAGGTTTCTTTCAAAAGCTCCCATGAACAAGCCGTTTTTGAAATTTCTCACAAGATTTGGGGCAATGACACAGACCATGATGTTTTGGATGTTGATGAATCAAGACCGGTTCCTGACAGTCCTGATCTTATTGACAATATTAAGATGAAAGCCGAACATGTTGACAATTGCGAAGAAACAGATAAAAGGGCGCCAAAGCGTCCAAGGCTCGCAGCAGACAATGGTGATGCTACTAGTAGTATACATGGATTCATTGAGGAAACCATGAGGTCTTGTTTCTCACCATTGCTGAAGGAACTACTGGATGATGCTCCGGTAGAGCCACTCGACGTGTTGCCAATGTTGTTATCCACCGAGGAAGAGAGGGACGAACAACGGTTAAAACGGAGGATTTTGGAGTTAGAGGTGTATTTGAATCGGTTGGAGTTGTTGCAGGGTCAGATCAAGGCTAGGTTGGAGGGTTTGAGGTCTAGCTTAGGTTGA
- the LOC131644133 gene encoding guanosine deaminase-like, which translates to MEHNATSIPKEDRDNKFLIKAVEEAYKGVECGDGRPFGAVIVQNDEVVVSCHNMVLRNKDPTAHAEVTAIREACQKLDQIYLTHCEIYASCEPCPMCFGAINLSKIKASLQPLSISLHITHFSNLS; encoded by the exons ATGGAGCATAATGCTACTTCTATACCTAAGG AAGATAGAGATAACAAGTTTCTAATAAAAGCTGTTGAAGAAGCATACAAAGGTGTTGAATGTGGCGATGGACGACCATTTGGCGCAGTCATTGTTCAAAATGATGAAGTTGTTGTTAGCTGTCATAAtatggttttaagaaacaaagatcCTACAGCTCATGCTGAGGTTACTGCTATAAGAGag GCTTGTCAAAAGCTGGATCAAATTTACCTTACTCACTGTGAAATCTATGCTTCTTGTGAGCCTTGTCCAATGTGCTTTGGTGCCATTAATCTTTCAAAAATTAAGGCAAGCCTTCAACCTCTCTCAATTTCTCTTCACATCACACATTTCTCTAACCTCTCTTAA